From Oreochromis niloticus isolate F11D_XX unplaced genomic scaffold, O_niloticus_UMD_NMBU tig00007510_pilon, whole genome shotgun sequence, one genomic window encodes:
- the LOC109196984 gene encoding uncharacterized protein LOC109196984: MFSRHPDTMKTPCVSLLLGVCVLLLSAPTVSAVSLSVSPNLQQFFSGSSVSLSCVDDGQTADGWTVKRTRGGLTEDCGAAGSEFSRFNSSFCVFGLSTGGNFLCVSSSGQQSDEVSISVSEGGVILEIPALPVMTGSDVTLYCTPKEGERRKSSFIRDNVPLGSGPEGKWILSKVQRSDEGLYSCYTDIHPRSPQSRLRVRDPPPTTTSPLLLTTFPPSSSSPHSSSSLPLYLLVLPVVLVLVLVGGVVLWRKQRGMSHLD; encoded by the exons gtgtgtgtgtgctgctgctgtctgcaccgactgtttctgcag tgtctctgtctgtcagtccaAACCTTCAGCAGTTCTTCAGTGGATCTTCAGTGTCTCTGAGTTGTGTTGATGATGGACAGACAGCTGATGGATGGACAGTGAAGAGGACCAGAGGAGGACTCACTGAGGACTGTGGAGCAGCTGGTTCAGAGTTTAGTAGGTTTAACAGTTCCTTCTGTGTTTTCGGTCTCTCCACTGGTGGAAATTTCCTGTGTGTAAGCTCATCTGGACAGCAGAGTGATGAAGTCTCCATCAGTGTCTCAG AAGGAGGTGTGATCCTGGAGATTCCTGCACTTCCTGTCatgacaggaagtgatgtcactttGTACTGTACACCCAAAGAGGGAGAAAGACGAAAATCTTCCTTCATCAGAGATAATGTTCCACTTGGATCTGGACCTGAAGGAAAGTGGATTCTCTCTAAAGTCCAGCGGTCTGATGAAGGTCTCTACTCGTGTTATACTGATATTCATCCACGTTCTCCTCAGAGCAGActgagggtcagag ATCCTCCTCCCACCACaacctctcctcttcttctcactactttccctccctcctcttcctctccacaCTCTTCCTCCTCCCTTCCTCTTTATCTCCTGGTCCTCCCTGTAGTCCTGGTCCTGGTCCTGgttggaggtgtggtcctgtGGAGGAAACAGAGAGGTATGTCTCACCTGGACTAA